A region of Plantactinospora sp. BC1 DNA encodes the following proteins:
- a CDS encoding MFS transporter, translating into MRAVGAWWRDTVGGLPAVFWYLWSGLLINRVGAFAMLFLPLYLTDARGASDALAGLVVGAYGLGGVAGVLLGGVLADRWGRRRTLLWSHLAASALMASMAVVTSLPAIALLAALVGIAHSMPGPAFVAAIVDVVPAARRSRAFNLQFWAFNLGMAGASALAGLLAEASYLALFLVDAAATLTTTVIIAWKVPETLVRAVPGASAGAGESPPVRRAGLRTPLTDRIFLVFVALTFAHAVITAQNSTVMPLAMRADGLSSSAYGLVVALGGLFIVIGQLFVPRLIDGRRKHRVLATALGLAAFGYAGLAVADGLPGYLLAALVWTVGAMLAAPPNAEINAELAPPRLRGRYQAVFFLTFPAAAFVAPAVGGVSLQYLGDGHWLAVGGLGLLAVAGHLLAGPPRERRVARVAASAVLINEPVRD; encoded by the coding sequence GTGCGGGCCGTAGGGGCGTGGTGGCGTGACACGGTCGGCGGGTTGCCGGCGGTCTTCTGGTACCTCTGGTCGGGGTTGCTGATCAACCGGGTCGGCGCGTTCGCGATGCTCTTCCTGCCGCTCTACCTCACCGACGCGCGCGGGGCGAGCGACGCGCTCGCCGGTCTGGTGGTCGGGGCGTACGGGCTCGGCGGGGTGGCCGGGGTCCTGCTCGGCGGCGTACTCGCCGACCGCTGGGGACGGCGCCGCACCCTGCTCTGGTCGCACCTGGCCGCGTCGGCGCTGATGGCGAGCATGGCGGTGGTGACGAGCCTGCCGGCGATCGCCCTGCTCGCCGCGCTGGTCGGGATCGCCCACTCGATGCCGGGCCCCGCCTTCGTCGCCGCGATCGTCGACGTGGTGCCGGCGGCCCGCCGCTCCCGCGCGTTCAACCTCCAGTTCTGGGCGTTCAACCTCGGCATGGCGGGCGCGTCGGCGCTGGCCGGGCTGCTCGCCGAGGCGAGTTATCTGGCGCTCTTCCTGGTCGACGCGGCGGCCACCCTCACCACCACGGTCATCATCGCCTGGAAGGTGCCGGAGACCCTGGTCCGGGCGGTGCCGGGGGCGTCAGCCGGTGCCGGGGAAAGTCCGCCGGTCCGCCGGGCCGGGCTACGCACCCCGCTCACCGACCGGATCTTCCTGGTCTTCGTCGCGCTGACCTTCGCGCACGCCGTGATCACCGCACAGAACTCGACGGTGATGCCGCTGGCGATGCGCGCCGACGGCCTCAGCTCGTCGGCGTACGGGCTGGTCGTGGCGCTCGGCGGACTGTTCATCGTGATCGGTCAGCTCTTCGTGCCCCGGCTGATCGACGGTCGCCGCAAGCACCGGGTGCTGGCCACCGCGCTGGGCCTGGCCGCCTTCGGGTACGCCGGACTGGCCGTCGCCGACGGGCTGCCCGGGTACCTGCTGGCGGCGCTGGTCTGGACGGTCGGCGCGATGCTCGCGGCACCGCCGAACGCGGAGATCAACGCCGAGTTGGCGCCGCCCCGGCTGCGTGGCCGCTACCAGGCGGTCTTCTTCCTCACCTTCCCGGCCGCGGCCTTCGTCGCCCCGGCGGTCGGCGGGGTGAGCTTGCAGTATCTCGGCGACGGCCACTGGCTGGCGGTCGGCGGGCTCGGCCTGCTCGCGGTCGCCGGCCACCTGCTCGCCGGTCCGCCCCGGGAACGCCGGGTGGCTCGCGTCGCCGCATCGGCCGTGCTGATCAACGAACCGGTTCGGGACTGA
- a CDS encoding plasmid stabilization protein, translating into MPAGSSPKRERQYKHIKASAKKRGESTERAEEIAARTVNKERARAGESKTASRSSIKDVSSGHRGGKRSHTGAQGRTKEQLYNEAKKRNIKGRSSMSKAQLEKALAR; encoded by the coding sequence ATGCCCGCAGGGTCGAGTCCGAAGCGGGAACGCCAGTACAAGCACATCAAGGCCAGCGCGAAGAAGCGCGGCGAGTCGACCGAGCGCGCCGAGGAGATCGCGGCCCGGACGGTCAACAAGGAACGCGCCCGGGCCGGCGAGTCGAAGACCGCCAGCCGCTCGTCGATCAAGGATGTCTCCTCCGGGCACCGGGGCGGCAAGCGGTCGCACACCGGCGCCCAGGGGCGTACCAAGGAGCAGCTCTACAACGAGGCGAAGAAGCGCAACATCAAGGGCCGGTCGAGCATGTCCAAGGCCCAGTTGGAGAAGGCGCTCGCCCGCTGA